TGTCTCTGAATAATAGCGACAGAAGTGAAAAGGGATCCACTACTATTGAGCTTAATAACAGTGATATAACAATTCACAGTTCACCCATGAACGAAACTGTTCGTTCCGGTTCTGATGATACCTCCATGTTGGATGATAACGAAAGGAAAGCAGCGTCTTTAGGCGATCTATCTAGATTCGACTTAAGAGTTAAAACTACTAAAACCAGCACAGGCACTCTAGAAAGAGCACAAAGCCTAGATATATCCGCTGATGATGTTGAGATACAAGAAACTACGCTATCACCTAAAAAACGTAAAGCCATGTCTGTGGTAGAAACAACTTTCTTCGATTCAGGAACAGAAGATATGTTACCAGAAATGATTGATCCGGAGAAAGGCgtattaatgaaacaaaaagaaCCCCGTTTAAGCCTCAACATTGCAAAGACATCTGCTATAGAAGGCCTAAACACGTTCCAGAGAAATCGTCTGAAGAAAGCTTCAGAGTTCGGTAACTTAGAGGATGCAATCGTTAAAGGTTCTTCAAGTTCAATAGAATCAGAAAAACATGGCTCCCAAGAAATACACGTTAGGAAATCGCAAAGCAGCGTAGATACTACTCAAGACAGCGAGCATGAGACATCTGATCATTTAGCGAGAAGAATAATGGATGAGAATATGCGAGTGCACTTAAAGCTAGTGTCTGAGTTTGCTAAATCCACGTCAGATGGAAGTAACGCTAGCTCTATGGATGGCACACAAGAGCCTTCAACAACAACTACTTCTACCACTACAGTAACAGAAACCAAACTGTCACCTATCAAATACGAAGAAAAGATTACAATGAGCTACGATACAAACATTCCAGATGACATGAAAGTGTCTCGCAATTCTTATGTCAATAGTTTAGAAAGACCAAAATCTGACATGATGAAAAAACTACTCGCTAAAAACCCAATTTTTAATGTACACCTCGATCAAGGGTTGCAGAAGCACGAAGCTACAACAAGCAAGGAAACACCTACTCCAATGACAGATTCATTGAAATCTGCAATGCACCAACCGGACATTGTTAATTTTGATCTTAAAACCTCTGAAGGCAATACGAAAGAGTATGATGAATTTGTAAGCAACATAAGAGTTGGTTCAAATAACAACACCCTCAATTTCAAACGGAAATCTCAAGAAATGGTCACCTCAGAATGGACTGACAGTAAAGACCACCAAGATGTTCAAACAAGTAACATTGTAACAATAACAACCAATGAAAAATCTGCACCCACTGAAAGGAGAACATCTTACACTAAATCCATTGAAATTGGCGAACCAAGTATAAGACTTATTCCAGATTTGGTTGAAGGCATAAAGAGAACTGAGGAAAAAGAAAGTAGAACGTTATACATGGAACCTGCCAATGTCTCTTTAACTATGCAACAGGAACCTGTTCAGAAAACCGTGACAGTGAACGTAACAGAAGACGAATATGGAAACAAAGTGATCACACAAAACGTTGAAAAAATATCCACAAAATATCTTACCACTAAAACAGAAGCTCCTTTACAAGTAGAACAAATCACATTTGGTATTATGAAAGGCAGTGGAAACATCGACGAAATAGAATTAGAAGAAGGAAACGTGAAAGACATTGATAAAAGAGTTCTAGAAGAAATAAAGAGGCAGAATCCgaacatacattttacaacTGAGGAGCCATCGTACACGAGAACAGAAACTATTATCCTGAACACATCTGACATGGATGAATACGAAGCGAAAAAGCTAATGGAACGACTACAAAATGATCCTAGTTTTATGGCACAAAAATCACCCGAAGAACTATCCCGTCTCGGAATAAAGATCATTCACGATATGGAAGATACAAAAACGGCAAAAGAAGATGTCGTTGAAGTTACAAAAACAAGATATGCTATTAACACTTCAGCTTTAGAATCGGGAAAGCAATGCAAATTAGAGTCAAAGGACAGGGACCAAGAGGAGCATATTACAGAAATTCAAGTGGTTACACCTCGTACAGAGAAAGCAGCAAGCCAAAAAACCGAAATTAATGCAGAAAAAGTATCGAGTAGACAGAGAGCGCCTCCAACTATAACGAGCTATCAAGAACCTCTGCTATCCTACGAATTGGATGTTGAATTGCTAAACGATTTCATATCAAACGAACGCCACCACTCAGCGAAACAACAGATCGACATAAAGAAACGAACGAAAACGAGTCAAAGCGGAACGGAGCCAAAGAAACGCCATTCAGATTTCGATTTGCCAAGGAACAGTCACATCAAATTCCGTACAGCCACTTACGAATCTCCAAAAGGCACTATTGTTACAAGTACAGACCTGGAGAACAGACGTCTCTCGCAATTAGACCAAATGCAACTCCGAGCTCCGAGCGAGCCGGTAAGCCAAAAGCCAGCTATTTCAGCTAAACCGAGCAACATACCCGTCAAAGCGTCAGATAAAAAACCATTAGCCGGTTTGGTTTCTTCGAAAATACCCGTATTTTCCACACAAAAATCGTTGAGTCAAGAGAATCTTACTGATAAACATTTCTCGTTACCTGGCTCTACGCCATTAACTTTGAGTAGCAGTTCTGGCAACATTTCAGTAACGTCAATCAAAAGCAGTTCAAGAAGTCCAAGCGGCGGTCGATTGTAACTCTAAGAATATTAAGATCTTGTACAATAAATTGATTGGCATTATTAAGGTATATGTACCTTTAGTTTATTCCATTAGTGCCAGAAGTTAATTACCAATGGTAATCTATGTCTTCTAAGCGAAAATGTGCCTTATTATCTTAATGATTCGACGTCATTTCTATTGAATGAACATTTAGTTCGGTTGtgagatataattataaatcgtAGTTCGTACAATTTGTCACaagtttaacaaaaaaatatcacaaacatTCCGTCCGAAAAGTATTaccattaaaacataataatgtaagatctagagtttaatattaaccttaattttaatatttttttaaagttttaattaactttaatgtCTTCCAAATGGCAATGGCAACGTTGACttacaaatgataaatatctacatattgttattttgcattttgcgaatttttaaatgtacttaattttatatttaaggcgTATCTtgaacttttattttcattagtttttTGTAGGTATTATGTGATCACGTTTGttgaattaaagtttttatataaagttattatgtTCAATGTAATTTCGCgcagttaataattaatcacaattatacaaatcgtattttattgatgtattatattattatgatgaaataaatacaaattataatgtttatgggttctttatttaatataaccaaaaaacacataataatagCAGTGACATAATatcctaataaaaataaaaaaaaatagcgtAAGTGTGGAggatagttaattttaattgcaataagGCTCTTTGCAATTATTACATCAGTACATTCATTCGCTATCCCCCTTCGACATAACAAAGCGACCTCTACAATTCCTTTTACACTCTCTCTTAAAACTTCTCTTCATactttttttacacaaatacGCGCTACAAACGattttatacgtatttatgCAGGCTTTTCGACATGTTTTGGCGGCTTTCTTGTCGCATGTATTGTGCCACGATTTTCTCAGCATTTccatttgctttttattaagttGTAAATGGTCATCTTCAAAGGTGCCATTGTTGGTATAGTGGTCATTCCTTAAATCACGGTATAGCTCAGATTCAAGAGATTTTGGTGAGTCAGATCGCAGCAAATCGTGCTGAAaaaagatatagatatattatataaaattatcatacgCATATTTTAAGGAACTGTACcgaagattttatttaaaataataaccaagtaggtaataatataagagattttgtttttagtaatttgaaattatatgttttggCATTCAGTTTTGAAAAGatatatattctaaaaactgcttcatacatttacataattttaatgaaaatagtgCTTTTTAAAATGACTAAAGAAGAAATAGGTTACTCACaggtaaaataacatacatataatttgatttatcacTAACTCCATTTGTATCTTCAGAATTGGTTTCTAATGgcttaatataaattcgtGCCTCTATTTTCTAGAATAAAGTAacatagtagtagtagtagtacaACAATAATCTTATCATAAATAGTcaataatcttataataaataacattaaattttatgtaaatgtaccATACTCACCATAAATATAGTGaacataatgaaatatttaaactgaaaATCTTGAGTGTGCACAGACATACTGATTGAAGTTAAAAACGATTTTTCCTAAAAAAAGGCTTACCTTCTAGCCAATTACAATAAAGCAAATTGAACGTATACACGAGTTTtcttaatgaaaatgtataattgatATGACTCTTGGTTTGAAAATCTGTTCATTCGCAATTATACGCAAATGAAAAAGTATTTGTTGGTTTATCCACACATTATTCTATAATCTTATCAATCGAATtttcagaataaataatatagtaaataaaccgttatttaaatccatttaaaGGACTAGTttccaaatttataaatctggCGTAACGTAATACACATAGAGAGCTaatgtgttttttgttatttatatatgttaaatattatttgtatttagaatAAGAACGTCTACTTAAATCATTATTCGTATCATCTCCcccttttccttttcctcacccttcccagtctattccatCTTTCCAGTCGTAAATCCTTATCCTTTAAAAGCGAGTAGCGCATTCACAAAGGCACTGCCTCTGCCAATGTTCATGAgaggtggtgatcgcttatcatgaaataaaaatggcaAAATTGTATGATATACTGTCGttatagacatttttttataatttagatatagTACATTGTGTACACTCTCGTcctgaatttttaatttttattactttcgcTTGACTTGGGATGCTTGGAAGAAATTGCTATTGAGCAATAAAGCCGCCTTTTGCACGACATttcctgttttttttattgtttgtgtgcaataaaagatatttcatttcatttcatagtGCTTAGCTGCCACCTACGTTTTTGGATTCCATCCCAAAATAGGAGTCATGTTATCTATTCTAATATCACAGatacgaaaatataataatacgccTTCTGttcaattatttctttgtcAAGCGTTatgaattatgattattttttttatattatattattattaagtatgttattaataattgtctCAATTTGTCTAATTTTATTCGGTGAATCCCCAAAGCGTGATCATAGACATAAAACGCAAGAGCAAGTCGGATTAGGGAAAGACGAAAACTTGTAGAGCCgtcatgaatattatttattctaattcaTATTGACAATAACAATTCTtatcttatacatatttaaaattaacagaaaGACAACATTAAAACACGCATTGTCAcggattaatttttaatttttctagaaTCTTCTCTCGCAGGCATCGTCGCACTCCGCCTTAAAGTACCGTCGCATTCTGGACGAACATTCGTATTTAAACTTTCGACATACACGTCTATACGCGTTACGACAAGCAAATATGCACCTCCTTCGTGCTCTGGGTATTGGTATACTGTCGTTTTCACTATATATTATAGGATCCTTGGGAAAAATAGAATCGGAATCTGAACTGTCACCATATCTTAGTGCTCTGTCCGGTATCACTAGATTTTGTTTGAGTTCATCTGCTTTCTGTACATCTTCATTGGTGTTTTGATTGTCTATATCCTGAGGAAACAATGTTAAACAGGTAGACACGAGACTTTAGACTTGACAAAATTATGTATCAGGTGATGATATAAAGCAAAGGTAGTACGGAATCCTTTTGTctagtgtttttataaaaacaaaatgtatttaaattttctatacatACTTTAACAAGAACAATTGTATAATCTTGCGGTTGATCTTGCAGCAGCGTCCtcaaaaatccgttaaaattattatcattcaatCGAATCattctatttatgtttttcattcGTTCTTCATTCAGGTTTATGAGCGAATTAAGAAGAGAACCGTAATTTTCGTGAGAGTGATCCGTTTGAAAACATTGAATGTCATAATGGttgaaaatctaatttaattaaatgaattattaatatttacttgtgTCTACTGTCTATAAATAGTATCAAGATTGAAtagaaatttcattaaattgttatttaaaattattcttaccaaaactacaaaatatataaacccAACTCTTAACTTGCCTACATACATTTgtgtatgttaaattataacactACTACTATAATTTCTTatcacatttaattttctttttactgtTTTCTGCAGATTGAATTGTTGTTTACATTCTTAAGTACCTACCACATTTGTTTTATGAGTggacaaaaatattgaaagtaggatattttctttaacaatttaaagaagtattatttttcttttcattgcCTTCAGAATTAATtctgttttgatttataagaGTAAGCTTTTATGATttaggaaatatatttaacgttttaggtagtaggtatttaaaataaaaatacgatattaatttatattcttatttatattaaactaggtatatacattatcctataattttttaataacaaagacaattttaagtaaatgttCCAATGTCtgtatgttaaaaaagtataaaagtattttatccAGAATCTATTGTGCcatcatataaaaatctatttttctttaattctatTAACAATCTCAGTTTTATACAGAATATGTAAACttcttgaatatattatgcttATCTGAGATATTCTTCCCTTCCTacataatagaaaaaagaTTATTGAACTCATATGAAGACAGTAGAATGCATAAACAAAAACCTTTCACatacaaaactatattaaaaactcttctgtaaatacaatattatattaattgtgaaGTCCTTGGTGGGGTATAGGGCAGATGATATGTTTCGCAGATCaatttctttatggacaaataAACCCAGCACCCCTTTGTTCTATGCCGACACATTAACCACTGTTCTGCACTGGACTGAAGAAGGAATTGTACTGTTTGTATAATGTTCTTATATATGAAGTGCATGTCTCATGGAGATATGGAACTTCTGATGAccttgataatttattaaatctatcaAGGAGCGAAAAGTGATTGTGAATGTGCAAGGGcaccataaaataaactcacaaCTATAAACTATTAAGTCttgtatacttataataattgttcagATGCTATGTAGAACTTTGCCTATAATTTGCTGTGTCCAATATCTTCTTTCCGCACATAGCACAGATTCCCTTTTTGTATGCACATGCTTGACAGTAATGTGATCCTACTTGATGCACTTTTGTCCTGCATATTCTGTAAAAGA
Above is a window of Zerene cesonia ecotype Mississippi chromosome 22, Zerene_cesonia_1.1, whole genome shotgun sequence DNA encoding:
- the LOC119836115 gene encoding uncharacterized protein LOC119836115 produces the protein MGVLLFLFVVTIVLPCVFGQQDCFGAGSVAGAAIGAFLAAILLLVAVYYFRKLYWKSRKGKHLVFTTDPESVKDEFAFDNPGFRQDERNWQSEAPTLPLGGKTHGLHVEFTKPEQSKDDSYLQRARTRKVKLWARDFTGLGLTCGGGAKDGVCVQSVLRSGPAAAAKLQPGDKIKSIKIEFSGTPLEDAVAILSLASPYPVELEVVEGGRVSGEGWGVHHPVMKRAGSTGDVSTLEKEGKLLHPPLSPNTSHSNNSTLETKHSKGGIKKIITEKIITSTTLERNKKEKKDPPTTLERENEKNLKLANKARLSDVPIFNKPERQKNGHSTSGEIQIIQPENGIGHNIEHAEVQKRESDPKRAMKFGIRVLPPNVPDDGVLKQKSVENGNVVLEKKAVDEPDKPEPQRPAPTAQIKHENEIEQKKPVVAKRREKMAPPIPNARVKANESDTSISQDTTRVTDISQSSSFTRTDLNSSGIKRDENGIPQELPQHMFDAAKAARSNRKSSTELIQEKEPKKEEAPKPAKKSKGKAPSPPAVDKIKSDENMLEQLQNVKDFLKNEKHHSSLLFDTSVNSSKSTISYNTSTPKVNKTKRLEESINFSQDDIDDIVSKPFKRESDSLNNFFEDSKSNLSSNQDVHSVVSLNNSDRSEKGSTTIELNNSDITIHSSPMNETVRSGSDDTSMLDDNERKAASLGDLSRFDLRVKTTKTSTGTLERAQSLDISADDVEIQETTLSPKKRKAMSVVETTFFDSGTEDMLPEMIDPEKGVLMKQKEPRLSLNIAKTSAIEGLNTFQRNRLKKASEFGNLEDAIVKGSSSSIESEKHGSQEIHVRKSQSSVDTTQDSEHETSDHLARRIMDENMRVHLKLVSEFAKSTSDGSNASSMDGTQEPSTTTTSTTTVTETKLSPIKYEEKITMSYDTNIPDDMKVSRNSYVNSLERPKSDMMKKLLAKNPIFNVHLDQGLQKHEATTSKETPTPMTDSLKSAMHQPDIVNFDLKTSEGNTKEYDEFVSNIRVGSNNNTLNFKRKSQEMVTSEWTDSKDHQDVQTSNIVTITTNEKSAPTERRTSYTKSIEIGEPSIRLIPDLVEGIKRTEEKESRTLYMEPANVSLTMQQEPVQKTVTVNVTEDEYGNKVITQNVEKISTKYLTTKTEAPLQVEQITFGIMKGSGNIDEIELEEGNVKDIDKRVLEEIKRQNPNIHFTTEEPSYTRTETIILNTSDMDEYEAKKLMERLQNDPSFMAQKSPEELSRLGIKIIHDMEDTKTAKEDVVEVTKTRYAINTSALESGKQCKLESKDRDQEEHITEIQVVTPRTEKAASQKTEINAEKVSSRQRAPPTITSYQEPLLSYELDVELLNDFISNERHHSAKQQIDIKKRTKTSQSGTEPKKRHSDFDLPRNSHIKFRTATYESPKGTIVTSTDLENRRLSQLDQMQLRAPSEPVSQKPAISAKPSNIPVKASDKKPLAGLVSSKIPVFSTQKSLSQENLTDKHFSLPGSTPLTLSSSSGNISVTSIKSSSRSPSGGRL